DNA from Prunus persica cultivar Lovell chromosome G6, Prunus_persica_NCBIv2, whole genome shotgun sequence:
tacaataaaaaaactttttttataaaaaactagcctctctgcacgtcTGCACgggcttccgcgcttgcgagaagctttttttataaaaaatttaaatttatttaagaattaaaaaagataatggatagttgtattccataaaaatatgacagtcccgatctcttggaccacaggagtccaagagattgtggtcacccaccgttggatattaatctaatggtataaaaaagtttattaaaatgagtgcaaaaatgagtgaaccgttgaatttacatccaacggtgagtgaccacaaatttcttggacccctgtgatccaagagatcaggactaaaaaatatgatccattatctgaattttcttttaatttcaattttttaaatacgaaaaaattatgaatttgccatattatccttatttaattaataattttaattcttaatgtttgcattaatcaatggcattttctggtattttaaatgtttcacaattttctgtcttttgttttatatatatagataaaaataattatccaTAATACTATTAAATTTTAGGAACGATGCTTTAAGCAAAAACCTTCAAATCTTGGTCTTGTATTTTTTAACATTATATTAACATGTTCAATGACTTTTAAACATTTTGCCTTCGTATTGGATTGTAAaacttttgaaatatttattaaaatttcaatgcaCTTGAATTCAGTGTAGATAGACTAttgaaaattataagaaaatcaTGTGTCAAAATTACAGAGAATAAAACAAAGTGACATATCTCAACAAGGAGCAATGTGAATAACCATAAGAACATCTAtaatcatgctctctattttttagttaaaatttagctaaaaatacacaaaagttattttaggagctctctaaaaaatttgaactccaatCCTACTCCCTAATAGAGAGTCATAAATACTAAAGTTATATTTTAATTCCATATGATTGGTCcatctttataaaaaataataataataatagttatCATGAGttaaaagtttaaattatGCATAAAACAAAGTAGCATTcaattatagggagccactatGAGtcgtttctctctcctcatatttaggagctcctagagatCCCCTTATTTTAGGAGATGGATAGAGAGCAAATATGAAGttatatttttccaattcctccctaaaatttatCTTCAAATGTGATTTAGGGAGCTCATTGTGAATGCTCTACGTGGACAAATTAAGTATAGATAGATAAAGGGAAGTAAATCAGGTGTCAAATTAgtgagaataaaataaaatagcaaaTCTCAACAAGGTTGATGAAGAATAAATATAAGTGGTCAAATCTAGCTTGAGGAATAGTTTGGAAGATTAATAAAGTACTTGTCTAGATGTGAGCAATTGCAATGAATAAATTATCTGGCCCTAAGATGTAGAGGGTCGgagatagcaaaacagtgctaTCTTggtttcaagtaaaaaaaaattcctaaaaGAGGGTAGTGTTATAATAATTATGAGTTATGAGTTATGAGTCTTCAAAAAAGTTGTGACGAATGCTAGATACTTTCTCCTCTTGCATCCCTTATTTAGTTTGTTCAATGTGTATTCAACTcgcaaataaatatatttatttaatgtgattcaaaacttttaattatattacaagaaaaatattagtaattTGCATTGTGTACTTAAATTTATGTGTGAGCGAAATAGTCATGAGACAAAACTGAATGAGGAAGACAAGAAGGGAAAGGCAAAATGTAGCTAGCATTGTTCTAATACCGATAACACATTTATATGTAGTGATTctaaaaattaacaatacaatattattgttataaaaataacctggaatatgtatgaatattgagctgcacgtaaagtaaatgagacacagcatttaacgaagttcggctatgcctacgtcctcggagagcagcagcagtaactttttcactatataaaataatagggctacaactttagagtttacaatatgtgaggctcactgaattttctctctctttcttcttctctcttttctttcttctttttctcttcttttctttcttcttttctcttcttcttctcttctcccctttctttcttttctccgttGGTCACACTCCCCTTTACAATTggtatgcctatttataggctaatgTTTAGgcaaaatacagggaagggaaggttcctggaagatgcaaggaaacttcctgaattgataaatacagggaaggaaagttcctggaagatgcaaggaaacttcctgaattgataaatacagggaagggaaagttcctgaaagatgcaaggaaacttcctctgtgggctccaccttcaaacttttacaacaattatataattattgaaaCAATACTATATTTTGATGatgaataattaataaatgGAAAATGAGCCTTGCTTGATATCATTgtttaaacaaatataaactttaactAAACACAAGTTACATGTATGTTACATTCACTTAGAATCCCATAAAAGAGAATtgagacaaagaaaaaatatacattCAGCAATTGAAAAGATGAATGCCTCTCATCCTTTTCAATCTCCCAATGGCaattaaatgaaaaagcaaaaacaaaattaaagatcaaataagaaaataataaacataaggggagggagagagaagacgCTCTTAGCCTCTAACCGATTTCACACCCCTCTTCTATTCCTCTAATTCTACGCCCCAATATTCTCCAtcaaattccaattccaagcGACCCAATAATGTTCATACTCAGTCTTGACAGCTCCAATTAACAATCTGTGCATCATCTTTGGGCCGCTAATCACATCTCACCTCAGTTTTGACggtaaaataaaaccaaaacctTTGCGGCTTTGCAAAAGATGTGATGAACATCAACGTCAATAAAATCAATGTCGTTcaccacaaaaaaagaaggaagaaataaataagatGTCGTTTTGACTGTCTACCGTAAGTACGAGGAGTCGTCGAAAGTCATATCAGATGTGCCGAGATGAACCTTGCCACTACTCTTCTTCTTAGGCTTCTTACCTCCGCCACCACAAGTAATTGAAAGCTCGCAACCTAATGCAAAGCACGAAAACAAACTTCTGCCGCCGCTACGGCTCCGGCGACTCTTCGGCGGTCGGTTGGTGAGCTGGTGAGACGACTGGAGCAACTTCGGATGTTGACTAgtattgttattgttattgttattgttattgttcttgttcttgcaGTCGTACACTGGGGGCAGCTCTGTCCGCCACCTTTCGATCTTTGTCTTTAACCCCTCCACGCTATCCTGGTCCGTCCATTCATCCAACAACGAGTTCCTTGCATCACCTTGTGCCGCGTGGCGCACCACATTGCCTCCGACATGGCCAAGTGGATATATCCCCTTGGCTATGGCGGCCGCCACCACGGATGGCGAGGGCCCCACGTCAGAGCAAATGGACCCACCCTTTCCCCCTTTCTGCGCAGAGCTAAGCTCAGAACCGTTCACAATCGAGCTATTGCAAAATGAACCTTGAGGTTTAGTAGTTTTTGAGAAGCCCCCTGTAGCGGCATTGCAAATGGCGCTCGAGGCTTTGCTTTTGGAGAGCCCGTCGCAGACGGAGCTCGGGGGCCGGCTTTTCGAGAACCCGTAATCGCTACCCGTTCGATCGCTCTGGGATCTTTGGAAGATTATGAATTTGTCTTGATCCTTGTAGTTGGGGTCGTGGTTCTTTTGATTTGCCCCCTTTCCTTCCATCAAATCCCAATACCCGACGGCAGAGGAGCTGAGCTCGCTGTAGAGCGGCATGCTCCGCATGGTGTTGTCAAGGAGGCCGAGGCCGATGTTGAGAATCCCCTGCGGCCTGCCGGAGGGGCGGCGCAACTGGATCGCCATGAAGCGCATCTTGGACTTGTTCTGAAGGTTGTTCACCACCACGGCAGCCGTCCCGATCAGCACGTCGCGGAGCCACGCGGAGGCGTAGATCTCGATCATGATCTTCGACGTGTCGTCCTTGAGGAACTCGTCGTCGACTCGGAAGACGAACTTCTCGTTCCACGTCGGGTTGGTGTGGCCGTTCTGGTCGACACGTGTCGTCAGCTTGCGTTGCGGGTTCACCCACGCGACGGCGAACGTCCGCATGGATTTGGACGCCGGGTAAAGATCTTGCGCCGAAATCAGATTAATCTCCAGGAGCTGGAACGACGAGGCTAATGGGGGTCGTGGCAtgatttgtaattaattaatgaataaTTAATTGCTGCAGCAATCACAATAACAATTATATTAAGAAAGTAATTGCTGCGAGCAATTAACTAAAATATTGCGAATGGCAGGCTGTTTGGATAAAATAATACTGATTAACTATTTTTATGAAGAGGATTAGGCACCCGGAAGAACGTACGTGGTCAAAAGACAACGACTGACCGGCAGACAGTCGTGACCGGCCGCCGGGGACGTACGTATGAGTAGTAGGAAGAGAGGGATGTGCTGCAGTGAGGAATGGTTTGTGTGTGTGGAGACGAGAGGCTTTTAATTGAAGGCGTGTTGTTAGGGAAGTTTGTTAAGGTCAACGGTTTTAGGACCGTAATTTTCTGAACAAAAGCTATAATTATAAAACTCAACACTCATACGGGAAACAAGACAACAAATAAACTATCCGAATGATGCtgtttttctcaaatttaGAGTCTTTAGATCTGTTAACAAACTATCCCAATGAATCCGAGTCACAGCGGGGGCAGCTTTCTGTTCACTGACTCTCTTTTgattaagaaattaattagaaaCTTCTACACCTCATCTctgattaattatatatatgtatatatatgattattaggttgttaattataaataattgtGTGAGAAAAACTGTTGTGCTTAATACGATTAATTTATGGCTCTCTAAACCAAAGCAAACCTCTGTTTATGCTACCTACGTACGTAACCTGTATAATTCCAAAACAGGACACCTAATTACACGAAAACGTTGATtgccctgtttttcttttggtagcTGATTTTTAAAGCAGTTGTTTGTAAGTTATTGTAACCCTGTTATTCTGGTGAATAAAACTCACAAGTTCCCACCAAAGTTAGATACAAGTAggcaggaaaaagaagaacaaaccCCAAAACACAAGCAAAAACCACAGATTGAGAGAAAACTGCAATCTCATCTCTTTTATCGGGAACCACTTTGCATTGTCTTCAAACCCCAAATGGATTTAACCTTGAAACCATTCTTTCTGTGTCTTGCAGCACTACTATTGCTACTACTTTCTCTACTATCTTCTGCAAACCCAATTAATTCTGACTACAATACCTTGGTATACAACCAATGCGCAAATCAGACATTTACTACTCCTCCAACACAA
Protein-coding regions in this window:
- the LOC18773451 gene encoding uncharacterized protein LOC18773451 — translated: MPRPPLASSFQLLEINLISAQDLYPASKSMRTFAVAWVNPQRKLTTRVDQNGHTNPTWNEKFVFRVDDEFLKDDTSKIMIEIYASAWLRDVLIGTAAVVVNNLQNKSKMRFMAIQLRRPSGRPQGILNIGLGLLDNTMRSMPLYSELSSSAVGYWDLMEGKGANQKNHDPNYKDQDKFIIFQRSQSDRTGSDYGFSKSRPPSSVCDGLSKSKASSAICNAATGGFSKTTKPQGSFCNSSIVNGSELSSAQKGGKGGSICSDVGPSPSVVAAAIAKGIYPLGHVGGNVVRHAAQGDARNSLLDEWTDQDSVEGLKTKIERWRTELPPVYDCKNKNNNNNNNNNNTSQHPKLLQSSHQLTNRPPKSRRSRSGGRSLFSCFALGCELSITCGGGGKKPKKKSSGKVHLGTSDMTFDDSSYLR